Within Bacteroidales bacterium, the genomic segment ATGCTACTTCCATCGTTTCTGTCAGTTCTGAAATTTCCAATATTAAATTTATTAATAATGTCAAAACAGGAAATAAGTGGTCCGGAGATAATGTGATTATTTATTCACACCCGTATTCTGATGAAATAAGGTGTGAGGGAACAATTCCTTTCGGTGCAAAAAAATTTATTGTAAAAGGCTCTGTTCCCGACCCTGCTTACTTTTGCGCTTTTCAATTATACAAAACTCTTGCTGCAAATAAAATTACTATAAGCGGAAATGCAACAACCACAAGAAAAAACAAGAATCTTAAATCGGATAATTTAATTATTATTGATACAATTTATTCTCCTTCACTAAAAGAAATTATTAAAGAAACAAATCTTAAAAGTGTGAATATTTTTGCGGAAGCATTATTAAAAATGTGTGGAAAAATAAAGTACAATTATGGCTCGACAACTAAAGGAATTTCAGCCATACTTGATTATTGGAAATCAAGAGGCGTAAATTTGAATAATCTTATAATGAAAGATGGCAGCGGACTTTCAGCTTCAAACAGAGTTTCCGCAAATCAATTTGTTGAAATATTGATTGCAGCAACAAAAGAACCGTTTTTTCAAACTTTTTACGAATCATTGCCAGTTGTCGGACAATCGGGAAGCATAAAAAACATTTGTAAAAATTCGCAGGCAGACGGAAATGTAAGAGCTAAAAGTGGTTTTATGAAAAATGTAAGAGCTTATGTCGGTTATGTTGACACTAAATCAAAGCAACAATTGGCTTTTTCATTTTTAGTAAACAACTATGAATGCACACCTGCAGAAATGAAAAAGAAAATTGAGAAAATTATTATGTTGATGGCAGAGCTTTACTAAACCTTCAAGGTTTAGTAAAGCGGAGCATCAATGATAAATATTGTCTTTCGGATTTTTCTTTAATTTATCTTCTTCTTTCTTTTTTTGTTTTTCCTTTTCAATAATTGTGTGGATATAATCGTGGAAATTTTCACTTGGTTTTTTTACATTCGATTCCATTATTTTGCAATCGCGGTCGAGTAAAATAAAAGTCGGGAATACTATTACATTATAATTTTCTAATACTTCAGGCTGGTTTCCATAATAAAGAGCATTCCAATCGAAATTCTGTTTTTTTACATAAGTTTCAAAATTTTCGTATTTTTTATCAGCACAAATTCCTATAAATTCGACAGTATCTTTAAGTTCTTTCTGTATGTTTGAAAACATCTGAATTTCTTGTAAAGAAGGCACACTCCACGTTGTCCAGAATCCAAGATAAACGTATCTACCCTTAAAATCGCTTAGTTTTACAAGTTTTTTATTTGCATTATATAAAGCGAAATCGGGAGCTTTTGTTGTCGGAGATAGCTTTTCAAGAGTTGCAATAAAATCTTTTGCAATTTCTATGTCTTTTTTAATAATACTTTGCTTTGCTAATGCTTTAATTACTTCGATAACGCTTTTCTTTTCAAAAGCCGGTTCGTTGTATACTTCGTATAACCCTTTCAGTAAAATCAATTCCTTTAAAGTATCATTGAGCAATAAAAGTGAGTCGAAAGAAAGAACTCTCACCATACCGGTATAACTTTTATTTTTATTTATTTCATTTAAAATTTCTTCATATTTACCGTTTGCAGTGAAATTGGAAAAATATTTTACAAAAAACTGGTTGAAAAAATACATATATTCAATATTTTCATTCATAACAGGCCTTCGGGCAAAATATTTATTGGCAAGTTTTTTTCTGCTCAGCAAACTATTCATCTGTTCCAATCCGGCAATTCTATATTCTATATATGCAGACAAATATTTATTTTTCGGATTTCCGAATGTATTTTTTATTCTTTGTTTAAGCGTATCAACAAAACTTCTGTTTTTAGGTGTAAAATAAATAAATCTTGATTTATTTTCAGCCATAAAATTATTATAAAGCATATTGAATTTTTGAATCTGATAATTAAGTTCAGTTGAATCGTTATTCATTATGCTTATATATACTTCCTGAGGTAATATTGAATTTTCAATGTTTTCAGTTTCCTTAACCAAAGAATCTCTAGGAGGAAAAATTATTTCATAAGTTCTTCCGGACTCAAGATAAACATCACCGCTGAAATTGTTAATTTTTATTTTTGCAAAAACCGTTTCACTTATGCTGGCATTAAGTATGAAATTACTTTTATTGTCAACAATGGCAACAGCAATTGTTTTTTCATGATAGCTGATTTGGTTTGCGTAAATATTAAGTTTTACCTTTTCTCCTTCAAATAATTTTGCTTTCCCTTTGATGATGACATTCTGAGAATAAAGCTGAAACGCTGAAATTAGAAATAGCAATAAAAATATTTTTTTCAAAAACATGATTTTATTTTTTTATAACAAATTCCAGCAACAAAGGTACTATTTTTCAAATATAGCAACAAGTAGGAAAATTTTATATAAATTGCATTTTTTTATTCCATCAAAATGTCTACTACAGAAACATATAAAATTGTTGCCACAACTCTTGCCGGACTTGAGAATATTTTAGCTGATGAATTAAAATCGCTTAATGCAGGCGAAGTTGAAATATTGACACGCGCCGTTAGTTTTACCGGAAATAAGGAATTGATGTATAAAGCGAATTTATGGTGTAGGACAGCTTTAAAAATTCTTAAACCTGTAAAATATTTCAGCATTATAAATGAAAGTGATTTTTACAATGAAATTTATAAAATAAACTGGGAGGAATATTTGAATGTTAACAATACTTTGCAAATTGATTGTGTTACAAATAATTCAATTATCACACATTCGAAATATGCTGCCCAAAAGGCAAAAGATGCGGTAGTTGACAGGTTTCGCCACAAATTCAATAAACGACCTTCAGTTGATTTGGAAAATTCAACATTGAGAATAAATATTCACCTGAGCAATAATAACTGCACGGTTTCGCTTGATAGTTCAGGCGATGTTTTATATAAAAGAGGTTATAAAATTGCAAGTTTCGAAGCACCGATAAATGAAGTATTGGCTGCAGGCATGATTTTACTTAGTGGCTGGGATAAAAAATGCAATTTCATTGACCCGATGTGTGGTTCAGGAACAATTTTAATTGAAACAGCGTTAATAGCAAATAATATTCCTCCCGGATATTACCGCCGAAGATTCGGTTTTGAAAAATGGAAAGATTTTGATAAAGAGCTATGGGATGAAATCAAGAAAAATTCCTTATTAGAACAAACAGAATTTGAAAATAAAATTCTCGGTTCTGATATTTCGGAAAGGTCAATAAGCATTGCAGAAAAAAACATAAAATACGCAAAGCTTCACAAAGATATTGAATTAAATATTTCTTCATTTGAAGATTTTGTTCCACCTGAAGAAAAAGGCATAATCATAACAAACCCGCCTTATGATGAAAGAATGAAAAAAGAAGATATTAATGGTTTTTACAAAAGTTTAGGTGATACATTGAAAAAAAAATATGACGGTTATGATGCGTGGCTCATAAGTTCAAACTTTGAAGCATTGAAATCTATAGGATTAAAAACATCAAGAAAGATTGCACTTTTTAATGGACCGCTTGAATGTAGGTTTGTAAAATTTGAAATCTATAAAGGTTCCAAAAAAGAAGTAGGTAGTGAATAAAGAAATAGGTCGCAAGAAATAAGAAAAAAGTTTTCAATAATGCTCTCAGCAATTAAACAATAATCTAACAACTGTCAACTAACAACAAATTTATATGATAATCAAATCGGCAGAGTTTATTAAGAGTGCGACTGATGTGAGCAATTGTCCAAAAGATAATCTGCGTGAATTTGCTTTTATAGGCAGGTCGAATGTTGGAAAATCGTCATTAATAAATATGCTTGTTAATGAAAAAAATCTTGCCAAAACATCTTCTACTCCTGGAAAAACACAACTTATAAATTATTTTTTAATAAATAAAGAATTTTATTTTGTTGATTTACCCGGTTATGGATTTGCAAAAGTTTCAAAACAGATAAAAGAAAAATGGGAAGGGATGATTAAAAATTTTATTCTGAAAAGGGAAAAATTAGTTACAACATTCATATTGATTGATTCGCGGATTGAGCCACAGCAAAGCGATTTAAAATTTTTAGAATGGCTTGGCGAGAAAAAAATAAATTTTGTATTGCTTTATACAAAAACTGATAAATTAAAAAAACAGGAGCTTCAGAAAAATATTTTATTTTATAAAACCGAACTTGAAAAATACTGGAAAGAGCTTCCCATTGCAATTATTACATCTTCTGAATTAAAAACAGGAAAAGAAGAAATTCTTGAAATAATAAAATTCAATAACAAATAATTGACATAAGTCAAATTAAAAAGTAATACTCCATTTTGTTCCTTTTTTCCTGTCGAGGGATATTGAAGCTCTAATTTGTTTTGTAAGGAGGGAAACAAGTTGCAGACCAAGTGTTTTAGGATTTTCTACATTTATTTTTTCTCCGATTCCTTTTCCGTTATCATTTATAATTAAATTTATTTTTTTACCTGGTGTTTTAATAAGTAATATTTTGATAGTGTATGATTTATTAATATTTCCATTGAAAGCGTGTTTAAAAGAATTTGTAATAAGTTCGTTCACAATAATTCCGCATGGTATAGCTTTATCAATGTTTATTGAGATTTTATTAAGATTATAAATTATTTTAACTTTTTTTGTTTTCTTAAAAAAAGTATGATGCAATTCTTCAGTTATTAATTTAATATACTCGGCAAAATCAATTTTTGAAAAATTCTTCGATTCGTATAATTTTTCATGAACCAAAGTCATTGCTCTTATTCTTGCTTTTGCTTTTAAAAATATTTCAAATTGCTTTGAATCTTTGATTTCCTCTTCCTGCAGATTGAATAAACTTGTAATAATCTGAAAATTATTTTTAACCCTGTGATGAAGCTCATTAAGCAAAGTTTCTTTTTCCAGAAGAGTTTCGGATATTTTTATTTCATTGCTTTTTTGTTCGGTTATGTCCTGTCCAATAACCAATACAGATTTTACTTCTTTCAAATAGTCAAATTCGGGAATTATTCTTATATTAACATAAATAATTCTCTTTTTTCCTTTATACAAATACTCAGTTTCAAGAGATTTACCTGTTTTAAAAACCCTTGTGATATTGCTTTCCCAGAAGTTGCAAAACTCCTCGTTAATTCCGAGTTCGGAAAGTGTCCTATCAATAAATTTTTCTACAGGAATTTTTGTAATTTTCTCTACCGACTGATTTATATATAAAAATTTCAGGTCTTTATTAACTCTAATAATAATATCTGGAGTATTTTCAATGAGAACACGAAACTTTTCTTCACTTTCACGCAAATCTTCTTCAGCTTTTTTACGTTCAGTTATATCAATAAAAACACCTCGTAACCCACAAAATTTTCCTTCATTAATTATAGGTGTAGATTTTGATATGACATGAAAGATATTGCCTTTTTTGTCAGTTAAGTCGTATCCGTGTGAAGAAATTTTAATTCCTGCCATTATGCTTTTTACATTATCAATGGCTTTTTGTTTATATTCAGGTGTAAAAAAATCAAAAGCGTAAATGCCTTCGTCAACTTCTTCCTTTTTGGCTTTCATGAATTCGATTCCAAATTTGTTAACATAAGTAACTTTAAATTGAGTATCCAGTTCATAAACAAAAACAGGAAGCGTATCAGTAAGATTTCTGAAGCGTTCTTCACTTTCTTTCAAAGCAAATTCAGCTCTTTTACGTTCTGTAATATCACGAAAAATACTAAGTATTATAGGTTTGCCAAAGTAATTAACTATTTTAGCACTCACTTCTACGGGCATGATTTTTCCGCTTTTAGTTTTATGAAAAACCTCAAAAATATTTGACCCGTTTTTAATTATTTCTTTAATGTGAGGTTCAATAAATTTTGCGCTTTCTTCGGTATTAATGTCTTTTAACGAAAGTTTTTGAAATTCTTCTTTAGCGTATTCGTTTATCTCATGAGCTTTCTTATTAAAATCAATAAAATTACCTTCAAAATCATGAATCAATATTGCATCGTTGCTATTATCAAAGATTGTACGAAATTTTTCTTCGCTTTCTTTTAAAGCAAGTTCGGCTTTTTTGCGGTCATTTATATTTAGAAATACTCCCCTTGAACCGATTATTTTCCCATCTTTTAAAATAGGATGTGTTTTTGCAATTACATGATAAGTAGAACCATCCTTACGTAAAGCATGATATTCATTAATTGGTAATTCTTCTCCTTTAGAAACTTTTTTTATATTCTCTGATGCTCTTTCTCTATCCTCGGGAACTAAAAGTTTTGTGATATTAAAATTATTATGAAATTCTTCTCTTGAATACCCGGTATACTCTAATACAATGTCGTTAACAAAAGTAATTTTACCCTCTGCATCCCATTCACCTATTGCGGCAGGAACCAAATCAATAATATCATTGAATCTGGTTTCACTTAAATTCAACGCTTTTTCTTTTTGCCTCAGCTCAGTAATATTTTGAGCAATGCCAATTAATTGAACAG encodes:
- the dacB gene encoding D-alanyl-D-alanine carboxypeptidase/D-alanyl-D-alanine-endopeptidase, with translation MKTKLIFFIISVSITLSSFSQNKNDSLSPLNKLKFTIDSLKKDKTLKNEQWSFCVKKIDNDSLICKYKSDTGLIPASTMKVITTIAAIKILGEEFRFKTFLGYDGKINKDSILKGNIFIIGGGDPTLGSCRFGSNDSLVLSHWTEIIKNKGIKKIDGNIIANADFFKDSIIPASWDTADIGNYYGAGCAGLNFNENSYNIYFKSGKYIGDATSIVSVSSEISNIKFINNVKTGNKWSGDNVIIYSHPYSDEIRCEGTIPFGAKKFIVKGSVPDPAYFCAFQLYKTLAANKITISGNATTTRKNKNLKSDNLIIIDTIYSPSLKEIIKETNLKSVNIFAEALLKMCGKIKYNYGSTTKGISAILDYWKSRGVNLNNLIMKDGSGLSASNRVSANQFVEILIAATKEPFFQTFYESLPVVGQSGSIKNICKNSQADGNVRAKSGFMKNVRAYVGYVDTKSKQQLAFSFLVNNYECTPAEMKKKIEKIIMLMAELY
- a CDS encoding TlpA disulfide reductase family protein, producing the protein MKKIFLLLFLISAFQLYSQNVIIKGKAKLFEGEKVKLNIYANQISYHEKTIAVAIVDNKSNFILNASISETVFAKIKINNFSGDVYLESGRTYEIIFPPRDSLVKETENIENSILPQEVYISIMNNDSTELNYQIQKFNMLYNNFMAENKSRFIYFTPKNRSFVDTLKQRIKNTFGNPKNKYLSAYIEYRIAGLEQMNSLLSRKKLANKYFARRPVMNENIEYMYFFNQFFVKYFSNFTANGKYEEILNEINKNKSYTGMVRVLSFDSLLLLNDTLKELILLKGLYEVYNEPAFEKKSVIEVIKALAKQSIIKKDIEIAKDFIATLEKLSPTTKAPDFALYNANKKLVKLSDFKGRYVYLGFWTTWSVPSLQEIQMFSNIQKELKDTVEFIGICADKKYENFETYVKKQNFDWNALYYGNQPEVLENYNVIVFPTFILLDRDCKIMESNVKKPSENFHDYIHTIIEKEKQKKKEEDKLKKNPKDNIYH
- a CDS encoding THUMP domain-containing protein — encoded protein: MSTTETYKIVATTLAGLENILADELKSLNAGEVEILTRAVSFTGNKELMYKANLWCRTALKILKPVKYFSIINESDFYNEIYKINWEEYLNVNNTLQIDCVTNNSIITHSKYAAQKAKDAVVDRFRHKFNKRPSVDLENSTLRINIHLSNNNCTVSLDSSGDVLYKRGYKIASFEAPINEVLAAGMILLSGWDKKCNFIDPMCGSGTILIETALIANNIPPGYYRRRFGFEKWKDFDKELWDEIKKNSLLEQTEFENKILGSDISERSISIAEKNIKYAKLHKDIELNISSFEDFVPPEEKGIIITNPPYDERMKKEDINGFYKSLGDTLKKKYDGYDAWLISSNFEALKSIGLKTSRKIALFNGPLECRFVKFEIYKGSKKEVGSE
- the yihA gene encoding ribosome biogenesis GTP-binding protein YihA/YsxC, with amino-acid sequence MIIKSAEFIKSATDVSNCPKDNLREFAFIGRSNVGKSSLINMLVNEKNLAKTSSTPGKTQLINYFLINKEFYFVDLPGYGFAKVSKQIKEKWEGMIKNFILKREKLVTTFILIDSRIEPQQSDLKFLEWLGEKKINFVLLYTKTDKLKKQELQKNILFYKTELEKYWKELPIAIITSSELKTGKEEILEIIKFNNK
- a CDS encoding PAS domain S-box protein — protein: MNSSEQIEFYIKLFETTPDIKYVYDLETKKVIYVNNNVNELLNYTTEEIIKSNESFISIFHPDSRDLFFNEINKSRNLKDNEVNVVDYKLLHKNGEHLWFNCRTMVFKRNAEGNPVQLIGIAQNITELRQKEKALNLSETRFNDIIDLVPAAIGEWDAEGKITFVNDIVLEYTGYSREEFHNNFNITKLLVPEDRERASENIKKVSKGEELPINEYHALRKDGSTYHVIAKTHPILKDGKIIGSRGVFLNINDRKKAELALKESEEKFRTIFDNSNDAILIHDFEGNFIDFNKKAHEINEYAKEEFQKLSLKDINTEESAKFIEPHIKEIIKNGSNIFEVFHKTKSGKIMPVEVSAKIVNYFGKPIILSIFRDITERKRAEFALKESEERFRNLTDTLPVFVYELDTQFKVTYVNKFGIEFMKAKKEEVDEGIYAFDFFTPEYKQKAIDNVKSIMAGIKISSHGYDLTDKKGNIFHVISKSTPIINEGKFCGLRGVFIDITERKKAEEDLRESEEKFRVLIENTPDIIIRVNKDLKFLYINQSVEKITKIPVEKFIDRTLSELGINEEFCNFWESNITRVFKTGKSLETEYLYKGKKRIIYVNIRIIPEFDYLKEVKSVLVIGQDITEQKSNEIKISETLLEKETLLNELHHRVKNNFQIITSLFNLQEEEIKDSKQFEIFLKAKARIRAMTLVHEKLYESKNFSKIDFAEYIKLITEELHHTFFKKTKKVKIIYNLNKISINIDKAIPCGIIVNELITNSFKHAFNGNINKSYTIKILLIKTPGKKINLIINDNGKGIGEKINVENPKTLGLQLVSLLTKQIRASISLDRKKGTKWSITF